CTTGCAACAATAAGCTGCGTATGTTAAAAACATTTCAAGCCCCGTCATATTCGTGCACGTAATGTCGGATGAAAAACGCCGATTCCTGCTATCGTATGGATTAAGGAGGTCATAGCCATGGATTCGCTTCAACATATGAACCGCGCGCTGAAATATATCGAGGAAAATCTGACGGACGAGATTGATTTTAAAGAAGTCGCCAGACTGGCCTGCTGCTCCGAGTATCATTTTACAAGGATGTTCTCCTTTCTTGCCGGCCTCACGTTATCCGAATATATCCGGCGCAGACGGCTAACGCTTGCCGCATTCGATCTCAAGGACGGGGGCGCAAAGGTCATCGATATCGCGGTCAAATACGGCTACAATTCGCCGGATGCATTTGCAAGAGCATTTCAGCAGCTGCACGGAATTACGCCGTCGGAAGCGAGACATCACGGCCATCCGCTTAAAGCGTATCCGCCTATGACCTTCCAGTTAACCATAAGGGGAGGATATGAAATGAACTATCGCATTGAGGAAAAGGGAGCATTCCGCATTGTCGGCATCATGAAAAGGGTGCCTATCGTATTCCAAGGAGTAAATCCGGAAATAGCGGCAATGTGGGGAAGTTTGGACATGGAGACGATCGATATGCTTAAAGGTCTTTCCAATGTCGAGCCGCCGGGGCTGCTAAGCGCATCTGCGAACTTTTCCGAAGGACGGATGGAGGAAAAAGGAGAGCTTGATCACTACATCGGCGTGGCGACAACCAAGGATTGTACGGAGCATTTTTCGCAGCTCGAGGTGCCAGCCGGGACTTGGGCCGTTTTCGAAGCGGTCGGACCGTTCCCGGATACGCTGCAAAACGTTTGGGGACGCATTTATTCCGAGTGGTTTCCGTCCTCGAGCTACGAGCTGAGCGAAGGCCCGGAAATGCTGTGGAATGCGGATAAGGACGTGACTTCGCCCGTTTTCCGAAGTGAAATATGGATACCGGTTGTGAAGAAGAGATAATGAGGATAAAGGCAGCGGCTGCTTGGGATGCGAAAAAAAGTCCCGGTGGCCGCTGCCTTTTTATGCGGCTAAAGGTATTCGTTACCGGGCGGCCTACGCTTGTATACGCGAGTTCGTTCGCACCATATCTTTTCGCCGGTAGACGCTGTAGACGATTCCGACTGCGGCAAGCTGGATCAGCAGCCCGCTTCCCCCATAACTGATGAAAGGAAGAGACACCGATGAGATCGGAAGCACACCGATAGACATCCCGATGTTCCAGACGAATTGGACGGCGAAGATCGAGCTGAAGCCACAGATGAGCAGTCTTCCATAAGGGTCCCGCACGGACAAAGAAGCTTTGACCAGTTGGGATAAGAACAACAGCACCGCGAGCAGGACAAAGACGCCGGCAAACCAGCCCAAGCTGTATACGATATAGGTAAACACGGTATCCGCATGAATTTCGGGCAGCTTATTCATAACAGCGGCGAACCCGTGTCCCCACCATCCGGCGGAACGTACCGCCTCATCGATCTGTATGTAAAAATAACCCGCATCGCCTGCCATCTCATGCCGGTGAAAAAAACCGGCAAAGCGGCTGAAGCCGTTCGGAATGTGCAGGATGTAGGCGAGCAGCATTCCGGCCGAGATGAGAATGTGCGGCACCGCTCTCCGCGAGCCGCCTCCCGAAACAACTAGCAGCACCGTGTATGCACTTGCATAAATGAGCAGGTCGGATATCGCCTTTACCTTGGCCAAGAGCAGCATCGGAACGAAACTGAATAACGCGGCGTGCAGCAGCGTAACGCGCAGGCCGTCTTTTCGCCCGTTAAGATCACCAGCGGCCGTTGCGATAAACAGATAAGGTGCCATTGCCGCGAAATCGATCCTGAGCGAACCGAGATCAAGATAACTGGACATGCCGTTTACGGTCGGCCCCCACAGGATAGCCGACAGCAAGCCAATCACCGTCGCACCATACAGCACCCGCGAAAGTTCGGGCAGCTTCCGGTAATCGATCCGGCTTGCGGCAAACAGGGCAGCTGCCCCGAGGGCCATATTCACCGTCTCCCTGAGAAAAAGATCCTCTCCTCCATACATCCTGCGCGGTCCGGCAGCATAGCTTAATTCAACAGCATACATCACGACAAGAGCGATCGCGACGAGCAGCGCCAGACAGCCCAGCAGCAGCCAGGGAATGCGCGGCTTGTGCACCCGATTGAGCCCGCTTGCCACCTCGTCGGCGTTCCCCATCTGCTCGAGAGCCCAACGGGCCGCTTCATCGCCGTCATGCCCCCGCTCCTTCCGCGATTCGACCAGCTCGTCCAGATGGCTGAGCAGCTCCAGCTTGATCTCCTTGCGCAGCTCCTTTGCCCTAACCTGCCTGCAAATATCGTTCACGTATTCCTGTACAAGCGGATGCCTGTCCGTCATATCGGCTCCTCCCCCAGCACGCGGTCCACGGCATTGCGGAACAGGCGCCACTCCTGCTTCTTATCCTGCAATTGCCGCCTGCCGGCATCCGTGATCCGGTAATACTTGCGGTTCCGCCCCTCCGCCTCCTGCCAGTAGGACTCCACCCATCGCTCCGCCTCCATGGCGTGAAGAATGGGATATAACGTGCCTTCCTTCAAAACAAACGTCCCGTCGGAAACCCGTTCAAGCTCCTTGATCAGCTCATAGCCGTAAAGCTCCTTCCGCTCGAGCAGGTTCAGGATCAACGTTCCGGTACTTCCCTTGAGAAGCTCCTTGCTTATTTTCATATCTTCCGCAAGCACCGCCTTTCTTTTTCTGTAAGATGATTATACCTCGAAATAATATGCATCGCAAATCTATGTATGGATATAGCTGAAAAATCCAGTGTGTCCCGCCGTCTTAAACCGCCATTAAAAAATGAAGGCCCGCCTGCATAAGCGGCGGACCTACGATGTAAGCTGAATTAAGATGTAAGCCGGATTAAATTATCCGGTCGAGGAATGCAGGACGTTCCCCGCTTTGCAGCGATCTGCCGGCAAACGCGATGATGATCAGCAGCAATAAGTAAACGCAAACGATGAGCGCGCCTGTATATTCCTTAAACAGGATGTGGGTAACCAGCGCCCCGGACATAATGGTCATGAGCGCCCCTAAGGCGAACTTGGCTGTTTTTCCAAACCATAAGCCAATGCCGCCCGCAACCTCGCCTAGCCCTACCGCCACGCAAAACCAGGCAGGGAAACCGTAATGCAGGAACATGCTCACGGCGTCCTCCGCTCCGATAACCTTCAGCGATCCCACCATAATGAAGTTCGCCGATACCAACAGCTTCAACACCATTAACCCGATTTTCAAACTTTTCCTCGCCATAAAGAATCGCCACTCCTGTCACATTAGTCATGATAACCTCATTGTAACAGGGCAATACGACATCTTTTGACATATACGGATATGTTAAGGTTTCTAGAACTTTTGGCGAATCGGGTTGCGTATTTTCGCGGAAACCCGAATAATTAGATGCATGCCCTCACATCCATGGCCGGACGGGTCGTGAAGGCTGTATTGAATCGTTGAAAGGAACAGACAACTATGGAATTACTGCAATCGAACGTTAGGGAGAAAACAGCCGGCGGCTCGTCTTCTCTTGCTCTGCTGTCTTTAACCGTCGGCGCATTTGCGATCGGTATGACGGAATTTGTTATCATGGGCATTCTGCCCAACGTCGCCGATGATTTGCAGGTCAGCATTTCAGCCGCGGGCCAGCTCATCACGATGTATGCGCTGGCGGTCGCCGTGGGCGCCCCCATATTGACGATGCTTACGTACAAAATTCCGCAAAAAAAGCTGCTCGTCTTGCTCATGGGTTTGTTCATTCTCGGCAACGTCATTTCAGTGGTCGCCCCAAATTACGCCGTCCTGATGTTCGCGCGGATGATCACCGCCTTAACGCACGGGACGTTCTTCGGTGTCGGCGCCGTCATTGCCGCGGGCCTCGTCTCCCCCGACAAACGCGCCGGTGCGGTGTCCATGATGATGGCCGGCCTGACCATCGCGAATATTATAGGTGTTCCAATAGGCACATATATCGGCCAGCATATGGGATGGCGAGCCTCGTTCGGCTCGATCGCCATAATGGGCGCCGTAACGCTGATCGGCATTCTGGTCTTTATCCCTCATGTTAGGCAGCATCCGCCGGGAAGCGCTTTTCAGCAGCTCGCGGCATTGGTGAACCGCAAGCTGCTCGTTTTCCTGCTCATCGCGGTACTGGGTAACGCCGGACTGTTTTCTGTGTTCACTTACATTACACCGCTGCTTGTACAAATTACCGGGTTTGCCGAGCACAGCGTCACCTGGATCCTGATTTTGTTCGGCTGCGGTGTCACCGCCGGCAATATGATCGGCGGCAAGCTGGCGGACTGGAAGCTCATGCCTTCCATCCTCGGCATTTATTTTGCGATCTGCGCGATCCTGACGGCATTTACTTTGACCGTACATCATCCGGTCGCCGCGGTCGTAACGATCTTTCTTTGGGGTGCGGCTTCCTTTGCCGTATTCCCGGGGATGCAGGTGCGAATTATGAGTCTGGCTCAATCGGCGCCGGCACTGGCATCCACCACGAGCCACTCGGCCGGCAACTTAGGCAACGCGACCGGCGCTTTCATCGGAGGCATGGTCATCATTCATTTGCCCTTGACGTCGCTTCCTTGGGTCGGCGCCATACTGGTCGGACTGGCATTGATTCTCGGCATCGCCTGTTATTTGCCGGAACGCAAAGCTTCCACCAGATCATAAATCCTCGCTCCCCCCGGCATCGCTTCAGCAGCCGGGGGGGGGGGGGGGGGGGGGGGGGAGGGGGGGGGGGGGGGGGGGGGGGGGGGGGGGGGGGGGGGGGCCTCGCTCCCCCCGGCATCGCTTCAGCAGGGGGGGGGGGCATACCCGGTGTTGATGCGCCCCCCCCCCCCCCCCCCCCCCCCCACCCCCCCCCCCCCCCCCCCCCCCCCCCCCCCCCCCCCCCCCCCCCCCCCCCCCCCCCCCCCCCCCGGGGGGGGGGGGGGGGCATACCCGGTGTTGATGCGACAAGAGTGTCAATATCGCAAAAATCCTCGATTTCCAAATGTCCGGACACGGAGCTTACGACAAGCGGAGTTTCCGCATACCTTCCCGCTACCTGGTCGACGACTTTCAAAATTTGCTCGACCCGGCCCTGGCAAAAAAATGAGACCCGCTCTTTGTATCGAAAGAGCGGATCTTCAACAACTGGCCGATTATGATGCTTCTTCGATATCAGGGAAGGCCCAAAAATCGGGGGGCACGTCCGACCATGTTGGAACGGAAACATTTGCCTGCGGTACTCTATGCAAAATACGGTTGATGATCACAACGGCCTCCGCCCGGCTTAAAGACCGGTCCGGTGCGAACGAACCGTCTTCGTAACCGGTCATAATCCCTTTTTGGTACACCGCCTCAATTTGCCCGCTGGCCCAGTGTCCCGCCGTATCCTTAAAGGAAGGTTTCGACGGGTTATTGTCCAGCTTCAGCCACTTCCCTATAATCGAAGTCATTTCAGCGCGAGTGATCGGGGCGCTCGGTCTGAACGTTTGGTCGGGATAACCTGACAATAAGCCCGCTGCCTGACCCCACTGAATGGATTCAGCGGCCCAGTAGTTCGGATCGACATCGGAAAAATCTGACGCTGCCGTCTTCTTCTCCGTCGATTTCTGCAGCAAGCGGGATAACATAACGCTCATTTCCGCTCTGGTCACCGGTTCATTCGGTCTGAATGTACCGTCCGGATAGCCGAGTATATAAGGCTCGCGATGCAGCGGTTCATTTTTTATCGAAACGATCGTAAACGTACTGAATTTGTCGATTTGAATTTGTATGCCTGAGGGATAGCCGTTCACATCGAAAACGATCTTTCCCCGCTGCAGCACCTTCTCGCCGTCCGAGTGTTCAATAAAGACGCTCAAGGTTTGCAAGAAAAGCTCTCTTTGAGCCGGATCAGCCGGAATGGCGGCTCCGTCAATCGGAAAAGTGACCTTGACCGGAACTTTAGGCAAATTCGTTTCAATGTTCATCGGCGTACCGAGCACCTCTACGTCTCCCGCTTTGGCCACGGCACGGACTTCATCCGCATTTACGATTCTTTCTTTCACAGCCTGCCGTTCTTCGTCTTTTTTGACCGGAGCTATGTTAAAGTAGTAGTCCTGATCCCCGGAGAGGCCTTTAAGCGCATCGTTCGGAACGGTGACCGCAGCATTTTCCGTTTTTATTTCCAGGGTTACCGATCGTTCTGCCAAAATAGACGCTGAACGGGCCGGCAATACGATATTCACCACATCCGCCGGATCCTCCGGCAAGCCATCAATGACGATTCGCATCGTATTTTGCCCGGATTGCATGCTTGCCGCGGCTTCTTCCATTCCTTTGCCGCTCATAATCACTTGGTCGGCTTTTTGCTGTCCGAGCCAGATTCTTGTTATTTCGAACTGAACACTTATTGTTTCAAACCTGCTTTGTGAGGTTCCCACCTCAACCTTCGCTTGCCGGGTATCGGCCTTATTTCCCGTACCGGTTGATCTGTTGCTCTTGTCCTTGTAAACGGTGACTTGCGTTTGGGCTTTCAATCCCCCATAGGTGGCTTCCAACACGCCGGTGCCGACGGCTCTTCCTGTAATTTTGCCGGCTTCCGATATGGTGGCGATTTCGCTCGAAAGCGAGAATTCGGAGAGCGCGGTAATCTCGGAAATCGAACCGTCGGAGAAGGCTGCGTTCACCGCCGTTTGCTGATCCTTGTTGATTTCAACCCGGTAAGACGGTTCTGCAAAAGATATGCCTTTGAGCGCAGGGGCTACCGTTACCGTCGCGCTGGCCGTTTTATTGTCATAGACTGCCGTCACAACCGTTTGGCCGTATTTTAGAGCCTTCCATTTACCGATAGACGATAATCCGACAATTTCAGGATCTGCAATTTGAATTGCCCCTTGTTTCGTAACATCGATTTCTTGATTGTCCGAATATCCGATAATCAGCTGGAATGCCGCTTCATTCCCTTCGACTATCGAATAGGCCGCGGAATTGAAACGAAGTCCTGTCGGCTTCGGAACAACCTTCACCGTCCGCACTTTATCCTGAGCCTGGTTTCCGGTCAGATCGGCGACGCTGTAGTGTATCGGATACGTTCCGATTTTTCCGGTATTCACCGAACCGGTAACGGACAGAGGAGAGATGCCGGAAAGCGAATCCGATGCCAGAGCTCCCTTCTCGACATAATCGTCGCCCAAATATAAAGTAATCGTTTCGTCCCCGACCAAGGTCAAAACCGGCGCCGTTTTATCGATCTTGATTTCGGCGGAAACCGCTTCGCCGACACTGTCCGAGCCCGCGGCTCTGGCATAGAAAGCCGTTATCCCTTCTTGTTCGACGACGACCGGCGCGCTGTAATCGGTCCATTCTCCGGACTCTCCGATCTTGTACTGCACCCGGCTGCCGGAATCGCTGTACACTGTTGCCGTTACGCTTTGATTCGTCCAACCTGTATGGCTTAACGCAACCGTCAGAGTGTTGCTGACCATGATCCCCTGCGTAGCTCCGATATGGTTCAGCGTCAAATCCGCCGGATTGCCCGCCGCATCGTTAATGGTTGCTCCGGATGGGTCAATGGCGGTGGATACCACCTGTATGCCATCGGCGTCTTGATCCTGGACCCTTACTTGATAACGGAACAGCAGCTCCGTCGAATCAAGTGAACTTTCGTAAACGGCTTTGACGATCGTATCGCCCACCTTGAGATCAATCGTCGGAGCTGTACCCGATGCCATATTCACGACAACGGGCTCACTCATCTTCACAATAAAGGCGAGGTACATTCCCGCTTTGTACGTCCCGTTCGCCGGTACGCCGACCGAGGTTACCGCCGGAGCCGCCGCATCCACCAGCACCGCCGCCGTGCTGCCCACGCCGTTCAGCGTCAGGATCGCGTTGTTGCCTGCGCTATCCCTCAGCGTACCGCCGTTTACACCCAGGGCGGCACCTACAGAAATCCCATCCGCGTCAAGGTCTCCGCTCTGCACCGTGTAGCGGAACAGCAGCGCGCTCGTCCCCGAACCGGACACGTATGGAGCGTTCACTCCCGTCGATCCGATCGTCAGCGGCAGCTGCGGCGTGCCTCCCGTTGTGTCTACCGTCACGTTTTCGCCGAAGTTTACCGTGAAGTCGAGATTGTCTCCCGCCTTGTACGTCCCGTTCGCCGGCACGCTCACGCTGCCGACCTCCGGCGCCGCGGCATCCACCAGCACCGCCGCCGTGCTGCCCACGCCGTTCAGCGTCAGGCTCGCGTTGTTGCCCACGCCGTCCCGCAGCACGCCGCCGTTTGTACTCAGGTCGGCCCCTACGGCGATGCCGTCCGCATCGTTGTCTCCGCTCTGCACCGTGTAGCGGAACGTCAGTGCATTTGAACCCGAACCAGACACATAAGGGGCATTCACTGCCGTCGATCCGATCGTCAGCGGTAAATACGGCGTACCTCCCGCCGTATTTACTATCACTGTTTCGCTGAAGCTCACTGTGAAACCCATTGTATCTCCTGTTTTGTACGTTCCGCTCGAAGGCACCACTACGCCCGTGACGACCGGCGGAACGGCTTCGACTAATACCGACGTCGTGTCGGCTATATTGTTCAGCGCCAGGTTCGCATCGTTGCCTGCGCCGTCCTGCAGCGTGCCGCCGTTTGCATTCAGCGGGGTGCCTACGGCGATTCCATTGGAATCCAGATCGCCGCTTTGCACTGTGTAGCGGAACACCAACGCACTCGTCCCCGAACCGGATACGTACTCGGCATTCACTACCTTTGATCCGATCGTCAGCGGCATCTGCGGCGTGCCTCCCGCCGTATTTACCGTCACGTTTTCGCCGAAGTTTACCGTGAAGTCGAGGTTGTCTCCCGTTTTGTACATCCCGGGTCCCGGTACGTCGACCGTGGTCACCGTCGGCCGCACCGTGTCGACGGAATAATTGTTAGATTGGGTGATGCCGGTCCCCGCGTTGCTGCCACTCTTATCAGTCACGAGCGCATTGTCGAGCGTGATGATATTGCTGTCGTCGACGACGCCTGCGGCAGGCGTCAAGGTTGCGGTATAGGTGGTGTTGTCAGAAGTTGCGAGGTCGGTTAGGATGCCGTTCTCCGCTGTCATGTCTGTAATAGCAAATCCGATCACCGCTTCCGAGAAGGTGATCGTCACCTGCGAGGTTTTGCCGATACCCAGATTGTTGTTAGCAACTACAATCGTGGACGTTGGAGGGGCGGCAAACGCTTTGTCGATTAGGTACAAAGGTAGCCCCCCCACGATGACCAAACCTAAAATTAACTTCCATATTCTACTCACCGGATTCATATCCTTGTTCCCTCTCTCAATGTTCGATTCTTTTGCTATTGGCCGTAACGTTTCTACCTTTCCGGATATAGCTAAGGAGAAGCCATACCTTTATTTTCGGTATTTTTTGACATGGTATTAATAGTTTAATAGTTCTATACAGCCCAAAAATTCCCTGTATTCTTCTGTAAAAAATATAAATTTCATTAATTTGACAAAATTCGCTTCCTCCGACCATCTATTGACCGTTGAGCTTTTCTAGTCCGTCACTTCAACGATTGGGGCAGGTCGCCACGGCGCCTGCCCTAAAGGTATTAAATAGTTTTTGCCGAATATAAAAATAAATGCTGCCGTTGCTTGTGGGGCAGCATTTGCATGGCTCGAATCCAAACATGTGCAACATAATAAAAAGAGGCACTTCCATCGCTAGGAAGCACCTCCAAAATGAAATGACAAACGAAATAATTCAAGTGGCCGACTTATAATTGAAACTTTGGAACAAAAACTACCGCAAAAACGTGGTTGAATATATTATTTATGCTCCTGGCGTTGGAGTGGCTCTGAATGCATTTACTGTCTTGTCCATAACAACCTGTGCATCGCTTCCCGAATCAAGAATCGTATTTTGAAGCGATTCTTTTTCTACCCATACTGTGGTTACGGTAAGCGGCTCTGAGGCTTCGGTAGTCAACAAAGCGTCGACTTGCGCAGAAAAACAAGAATCACTTATCTTGGCATGAACCTCCGTAGCAACCACATGATTGTTAGAAATATAATTTCCATTACCCGAAGCAATACGTATGATTACAGGTGTTGCACCTGCCGGCTTGATGTTCTGAGAATTAATTCCTTCAGAAAAGTGATTAGCAATGACAGAATTATTATTGCCGCTGATATAGAGGAGACCATACAAATCGTCTAAACCATTGTCTGTTCCCAGAAAAGGAGTCCAAGGTTCATGGTCACGTAAAAAATGATTTGAAGAAACCAAGTTTTCCGAACAATTGCCCCTAAATACTACCATTCCTGGATAAAATGAATGAAGTCTATTATTGGTGATACTGGAACGTGTCACACCATCAAAATAGATACTGCTCGCACCTCGTGGAAAAACATTATTCGCTGTAATCAAAAGTCCGCCAAAATTTTGAGCGTAAATTGAATATCCTTTAAAGCCGGCTCCTATCAAATTATCGGTTATTTTTGAAGCCTGTCCCCAACCCCGCAGTTCTATACAGTTACCACATTCAGCTATGAAATTATCATGGATAGACAGTGCATCTGCATGATAAATAGTAATTCCATGCTCTAAATACACAAAACCCATGCCTGTAATCCGAAATGAGTCACAAGCACTTGCAACATAAATACCCGTTTTCCCGTTAGTGTATGTGTTTTCCGGATTTGTTTCTCCTGAACCATCTTCAATAAAATGCAAACCATCAATACAAAAGTCAGAAAACTCTACCGAACTTATTCGGGGATTTCCACTTCGTTCAACATAAAATGCAGCTCCTTTATATTCCTCGTCATTTACTTCCAAGGGAATATTTACGAGTATGCGACTTCCTCCCGGCCACAATTCATGCAAATCCGCCCATTCCTTCTCAGAAGTATTAAACCGAATACTCGAAGATGTAAACCCGTGTCCGGAACCCATAATTTTGAGATAACTGATGTCTATAACTACTTGACTGACAAGATGATAATCCCCCGGTGGAATATAGATCACCGCACCCGGCTTTCCGCCTTGATTCACATCAATGTCCGTTTGCCTACTTTTAATATCTGCTATCATGCTATTGATTACCTCACCGATATCTTCATACGGATTACCGACAGGCCAATCGGTTACGTCATAATAATTTTTACTAGCCATATATAAATTCTCCTATCCTTTCGATGTTTTGAGGCGACTTCAAAATGGGAGCTGCCCGGCTTTACCATGCGGAGTGAAGCTGCCATATATCAAGAGAAATGAGTTCCACCTTATCTCCGAGGCTAAAAAGCTTCAAGTTTGTACTGTACGGATCGGGATATATGTTATTGGTCATTGTCGTGCGCCCTTCATCCGCAAATACTTCAACAACGCAAGTATCTACGTAGATATGCAGCCTTAATGTATCCTTATCGGCAGATTCCAGTTTACATTTTCGAATCCCCTGACTCCATCCGTCCGATCTGTTTCTATCAAATTGAAGTTCTCCGGTCTTAGGCGAATAAGAGAGTACCGTCTCCTCGTTGCCGTCATCCGACACCCGCATTTTGAAGCCGAATTCCTCCGCGGGGCAAATCTTCAGATTGAATTCCGCCACAATCTCTAAACTATCCCCTTTTATCGATCGGGGAAGCGCTTGTATTTCCCCTTCAATCGTCGTACGTTCAAGATGGAAATGTTCCCCCCGTAACGCCTTTAACTCTTCAACTGGAAGAAATCTCAAATGTCCGTCATCGTCCATTTCTACGGTTCTTGGAACGGACATCGCGCCGCACCAATTGTTTTTAGAAGTGGGACCGAAATTTTGAAACCACGGCATCCAATCCCAAGCGTTCAACCACCCTATGATAATCCTTCTTCCTTTTGAATCCAGGAGGGACTGGGGGGCATAATATTCGAAGCCGCAATCAACTTCTCCGCAATAATCCCAGGTAAATCTTCCGGTGTCATAGTCCAATTCACCCGATAAATAAATCGCTTTCTTCTCGCCCATTCCCATTGGAGAAAACATCAGTATATGACGATCACCGAGTCGAAATAAATCAGGACACTCCCACATCGTGCCCATC
The window above is part of the Paenibacillus hamazuiensis genome. Proteins encoded here:
- a CDS encoding AraC family transcriptional regulator, coding for MDSLQHMNRALKYIEENLTDEIDFKEVARLACCSEYHFTRMFSFLAGLTLSEYIRRRRLTLAAFDLKDGGAKVIDIAVKYGYNSPDAFARAFQQLHGITPSEARHHGHPLKAYPPMTFQLTIRGGYEMNYRIEEKGAFRIVGIMKRVPIVFQGVNPEIAAMWGSLDMETIDMLKGLSNVEPPGLLSASANFSEGRMEEKGELDHYIGVATTKDCTEHFSQLEVPAGTWAVFEAVGPFPDTLQNVWGRIYSEWFPSSSYELSEGPEMLWNADKDVTSPVFRSEIWIPVVKKR
- a CDS encoding FtsW/RodA/SpoVE family cell cycle protein, with translation MTDRHPLVQEYVNDICRQVRAKELRKEIKLELLSHLDELVESRKERGHDGDEAARWALEQMGNADEVASGLNRVHKPRIPWLLLGCLALLVAIALVVMYAVELSYAAGPRRMYGGEDLFLRETVNMALGAAALFAASRIDYRKLPELSRVLYGATVIGLLSAILWGPTVNGMSSYLDLGSLRIDFAAMAPYLFIATAAGDLNGRKDGLRVTLLHAALFSFVPMLLLAKVKAISDLLIYASAYTVLLVVSGGGSRRAVPHILISAGMLLAYILHIPNGFSRFAGFFHRHEMAGDAGYFYIQIDEAVRSAGWWGHGFAAVMNKLPEIHADTVFTYIVYSLGWFAGVFVLLAVLLFLSQLVKASLSVRDPYGRLLICGFSSIFAVQFVWNIGMSIGVLPISSVSLPFISYGGSGLLIQLAAVGIVYSVYRRKDMVRTNSRIQA
- a CDS encoding PadR family transcriptional regulator, encoding MKISKELLKGSTGTLILNLLERKELYGYELIKELERVSDGTFVLKEGTLYPILHAMEAERWVESYWQEAEGRNRKYYRITDAGRRQLQDKKQEWRLFRNAVDRVLGEEPI
- a CDS encoding DoxX family protein, with product MARKSLKIGLMVLKLLVSANFIMVGSLKVIGAEDAVSMFLHYGFPAWFCVAVGLGEVAGGIGLWFGKTAKFALGALMTIMSGALVTHILFKEYTGALIVCVYLLLLIIIAFAGRSLQSGERPAFLDRII
- a CDS encoding MFS transporter; its protein translation is MELLQSNVREKTAGGSSSLALLSLTVGAFAIGMTEFVIMGILPNVADDLQVSISAAGQLITMYALAVAVGAPILTMLTYKIPQKKLLVLLMGLFILGNVISVVAPNYAVLMFARMITALTHGTFFGVGAVIAAGLVSPDKRAGAVSMMMAGLTIANIIGVPIGTYIGQHMGWRASFGSIAIMGAVTLIGILVFIPHVRQHPPGSAFQQLAALVNRKLLVFLLIAVLGNAGLFSVFTYITPLLVQITGFAEHSVTWILILFGCGVTAGNMIGGKLADWKLMPSILGIYFAICAILTAFTLTVHHPVAAVVTIFLWGAASFAVFPGMQVRIMSLAQSAPALASTTSHSAGNLGNATGAFIGGMVIIHLPLTSLPWVGAILVGLALILGIACYLPERKASTRS
- a CDS encoding S-layer homology domain-containing protein, translating into MYLIDKAFAAPPTSTIVVANNNLGIGKTSQVTITFSEAVIGFAITDMTAENGILTDLATSDNTTYTATLTPAAGVVDDSNIITLDNALVTDKSGSNAGTGITQSNNYSVDTVRPTVTTVDVPGPGMYKTGDNLDFTVNFGENVTVNTAGGTPQMPLTIGSKVVNAEYVSGSGTSALVFRYTVQSGDLDSNGIAVGTPLNANGGTLQDGAGNDANLALNNIADTTSVLVEAVPPVVTGVVVPSSGTYKTGDTMGFTVSFSETVIVNTAGGTPYLPLTIGSTAVNAPYVSGSGSNALTFRYTVQSGDNDADGIAVGADLSTNGGVLRDGVGNNASLTLNGVGSTAAVLVDAAAPEVGSVSVPANGTYKAGDNLDFTVNFGENVTVDTTGGTPQLPLTIGSTGVNAPYVSGSGTSALLFRYTVQSGDLDADGISVGAALGVNGGTLRDSAGNNAILTLNGVGSTAAVLVDAAAPAVTSVGVPANGTYKAGMYLAFIVKMSEPVVVNMASGTAPTIDLKVGDTIVKAVYESSLDSTELLFRYQVRVQDQDADGIQVVSTAIDPSGATINDAAGNPADLTLNHIGATQGIMVSNTLTVALSHTGWTNQSVTATVYSDSGSRVQYKIGESGEWTDYSAPVVVEQEGITAFYARAAGSDSVGEAVSAEIKIDKTAPVLTLVGDETITLYLGDDYVEKGALASDSLSGISPLSVTGSVNTGKIGTYPIHYSVADLTGNQAQDKVRTVKVVPKPTGLRFNSAAYSIVEGNEAAFQLIIGYSDNQEIDVTKQGAIQIADPEIVGLSSIGKWKALKYGQTVVTAVYDNKTASATVTVAPALKGISFAEPSYRVEINKDQQTAVNAAFSDGSISEITALSEFSLSSEIATISEAGKITGRAVGTGVLEATYGGLKAQTQVTVYKDKSNRSTGTGNKADTRQAKVEVGTSQSRFETISVQFEITRIWLGQQKADQVIMSGKGMEEAAASMQSGQNTMRIVIDGLPEDPADVVNIVLPARSASILAERSVTLEIKTENAAVTVPNDALKGLSGDQDYYFNIAPVKKDEERQAVKERIVNADEVRAVAKAGDVEVLGTPMNIETNLPKVPVKVTFPIDGAAIPADPAQRELFLQTLSVFIEHSDGEKVLQRGKIVFDVNGYPSGIQIQIDKFSTFTIVSIKNEPLHREPYILGYPDGTFRPNEPVTRAEMSVMLSRLLQKSTEKKTAASDFSDVDPNYWAAESIQWGQAAGLLSGYPDQTFRPSAPITRAEMTSIIGKWLKLDNNPSKPSFKDTAGHWASGQIEAVYQKGIMTGYEDGSFAPDRSLSRAEAVVIINRILHRVPQANVSVPTWSDVPPDFWAFPDIEEAS
- a CDS encoding NosD domain-containing protein; translated protein: MASKNYYDVTDWPVGNPYEDIGEVINSMIADIKSRQTDIDVNQGGKPGAVIYIPPGDYHLVSQVVIDISYLKIMGSGHGFTSSSIRFNTSEKEWADLHELWPGGSRILVNIPLEVNDEEYKGAAFYVERSGNPRISSVEFSDFCIDGLHFIEDGSGETNPENTYTNGKTGIYVASACDSFRITGMGFVYLEHGITIYHADALSIHDNFIAECGNCIELRGWGQASKITDNLIGAGFKGYSIYAQNFGGLLITANNVFPRGASSIYFDGVTRSSITNNRLHSFYPGMVVFRGNCSENLVSSNHFLRDHEPWTPFLGTDNGLDDLYGLLYISGNNNSVIANHFSEGINSQNIKPAGATPVIIRIASGNGNYISNNHVVATEVHAKISDSCFSAQVDALLTTEASEPLTVTTVWVEKESLQNTILDSGSDAQVVMDKTVNAFRATPTPGA